One Cryptomeria japonica chromosome 9, Sugi_1.0, whole genome shotgun sequence genomic window carries:
- the LOC131073043 gene encoding UDP-D-apiose/UDP-D-xylose synthase 2: MAGRVDLDGSPIDAITICMIGGGGFIGSHLCERLMHDTNHTVLAVDVYSDKIEHLLQPGQPWSSRIQFHRINIKHDPRLEGLIKMADLTINLAAICTPADYNTRPLDTIYSNFIDALPVVKYCSENNKRLIHFSTCEVYGKTIGSFLPKDHPLRQDPSFYVLKEDESPCIFGPIEKQRWSYACAKQLIERLIYAEGAENGLEFTIVRPFNWIGPRMDFIPGIDGPSEGVPRVLACFSNGLLRGEPLKLVDGGQSQRTFVYIKDAIEAVLRMIENPSRANGHIFNVGNPNNEVTVRQLAELMTELYSKVSGKPPLETPTIDVSSKEFYGEGYDDSDKRIPDMTIIKQQLEWEPETSLSDLLEFTLTYQHKTYSHAVKQAMSTASS; the protein is encoded by the exons ATGGCGGGTAGGGTGGATCTGGATGGAAGCCCAATCGATGCCATCACAATCTGCATGATCGGTGGCGGGGGTTTCATTGGATCTCATCTGTGCGAGAGACTGATGCACGACACCAACCACACGGTTCTGGCGGTGGATGTTTACAGCGACAAGATCGAGCATCTGCTTCAGCCGGGACAGCCATGGTCCAGCCGCATTCAGTTTCACCGAATCAATATCAAGCACGATCCCCGTCTCGAAGGCCTTATCAAGATGGCCGATCTG ACAATCAATCTGGCTGCTATTTGCACACCAGCGGACTATAACACTCGACCTCTTGATACAATCTACAGTAATTTCATCGATGCTCTCCCTGTG GTTAAGTACTGCTCAGAAAACAACAAACGCCTGATTCACTTCTCTACATGTGAAGTTTATGGAAAGACAATTGGAAGTTTTCTTCCAAAAGACCATCCCCTGCGACAG GACCCCTCTTTTTATGTCCTtaaagaggatgaatctccttgtatTTTTGGTCCAATTGAGAAACAACGATGGTCATATGCATGTGCAAAGCAGCTGATTGAGAGGCTTATTTATG CTGAGGGGGCTGAGAATGGCCTTGAATTCACCATTGTTAGACCTTTCAACTGGATTGGACCAAGAATGGATTTTATTCCTGGAATTGATGGACCCAGTGAGGGTGTACCAAGGGTTCTTGCCTGTTTTAGCAAT GGTTTATTGCGGGGCGAGCCTTTGAAACTTGTAGATGGAGGGCAGTCACAGCGTACATTTGTTTATATAAAGGATGCCATTGAGGCTGTTCTCCGGATgatt GAAAACCCCTCTAGGGCAAATGGCCACATTTTCAATGTTGGCAACCCCAACAATGAAGTGACCGTGAGACAGTTAGCTGAGCTGATGACTGAG TTATACTCTAAAGTAAGTGGTAAACCACCTCTGGAGACGCCAACTATTGATGTAAGTTCCAAGGAATTTTATGGTGAAGGTTATGACGATAGTGACAAGCGAATACCAGATATGACTATCATCAAACAGCAGCTTG AGTGGGAACCAGAAACCTCTTTGTCGGATCTGCTTGAGTTTACACTGACTTATCAGCACAAGACCTATTCCCATGCTGTGAAGCAGGCGATGTCTACTGCATCAAGCTGA